One genomic window of bacterium includes the following:
- a CDS encoding helix-turn-helix transcriptional regulator, protein MKNRLRVLRAEREWTQEELANELGITRQAVISIEKEKYDPSLVLAFRISKVFGQPLEAIFFPDEDL, encoded by the coding sequence GGCTGCGAGTGCTGCGGGCAGAGCGGGAGTGGACGCAAGAAGAGCTTGCAAACGAACTGGGAATCACGCGCCAGGCTGTCATTTCCATCGAAAAAGAAAAATATGATCCAAGCCTTGTTCTGGCTTTTCGCATTTCAAAGGTATTTGGTCAACCACTGGAAGCGATTTTTTTCCCTGATGAAGATCTGTAA